Part of the Capsicum annuum cultivar UCD-10X-F1 chromosome 12, UCD10Xv1.1, whole genome shotgun sequence genome is shown below.
gtaaatgATGATGGCTAATAAAAGAAAACGAACAAAAAGAAACTTAACATGGAAGGAAAAGGGTACATCAAACAAGAAAGAAATGAAAGTAATGTAAATAATgtctaatctatttttttaaaaataaatctaaattaaaatttaattaatttattctgATATTAATCTCCTTAACGAGTTCTTTTATACATGTAAGTCTTTATAAGTCAAGGAAAAACTTTTCGAGAAAAAACCAAGTGTAAAGATTGATGTTATTGGTGTGTTAGGtgcatacaattttttttattatatgtatgtatatatatatattcttctttttcatgtttttaatccatagagaaggaaaaataaattggctaaaattaattattaaacaaTGGTTTTCTtaattaaagtagaaaactaaTTATTCCTTCATTTCCAATATTCCACCCACCCAGAACCCTCCAGTGAGTTGTcggtgattttattttattttctttttttgattcctaaatgcttttaCAAGTGTTAATATAACTTTAACAACTTATTCGGTACGAGGAATAAGAGATAACGAATctcaatttatttatatttaattgagataaaataaaaaaataacttattttgaaattagttatttcgaaattatagtattatttttatctcaTATTGAATGTGGAGTAATAATCCTGAGATAACTAATTCAAGATAAGATATCTTAAAATAACTTGTTTACAAACCAAACGAGCCCTAAGTATTGTTTTAGcctcttttaatttttagaaTATCCAGAAAGTCCGATGTCGCTAAACCTCAAGTGTGTGCAGCAATACAATACTAACAACAATATGAAGAACggatgtttccgatagatcctcaaagcattttcaaacaatttaaaaaaaaaacacataacgATATACTGAATAAACCTGCTCCTATATAATAGCTCGCAAGTCGTTATTATTTTaatccttcaaaaaaaaaatcattgatttCTCAAAAAGATACTTTTCTTGATATCAAATACACCAATATCTCTTCAAAATATCTATTTATTCTATTCAATAGTATCAATTTACCAATGAGAACTGCTCAAAAGAAAGACTAAATTCCAGCCACTTGAGAATCTTTATTTGTGCATCACTGACAAATCCtccgtctcaatttatatgacatagtTTAAATTTCGATAGtcaaataaaaattacaaaattcacATTATTAATTTCATCTCCCCACAATGTTGGaaagaattaaataaattgaaCTTGGTTTGATATATACGACTAGAAAGTTTGAATATTTACACATTCACTAGTCTTGATTTATGTTGATTTGTAATTTGTATGAAAAAAATCAATCCTAGCATAAAACCTCGTATTATTAAtaagaatttaaattatatacacGGATGatatagtagtttttttttttacactatcCATATGGCATAATTGTTTATAATAAGTTTACGCTCTATTTAGCATGTTTAACCTTGCTTGATAGAAAGTTGTTACATGTCAATTTACCCTATGTTAACACAATTCTCTATGTCTATTCCATATCGTAATCGaattctttttggttaaaaaatttcttttttctagCTGCTCTATTAagtacaaatatataaaaattgatataagacTTGGAGAAGCACCCGGTAAATCCAGAAAATAGTTGGGTGCTTTGATTTCCAAGCAGAACCTTATAAAAGTTTTGGACATCAATATACGTGTTCGAACCTCTTGAGCACCCACAACCCCTAAATCCTGAGTCCGCCACTGACTGACAACATGATCACCAAATGGATGGCAACATTTCTCCATTGTAAAGCATTGAAAGGAAAAACTCCTTTGCTATATTGAAGAAGTCAATGTCTTCTTGATCTCTTTGAACTTGCAAGCTCTTGTGATGATGACTTTTGAGCAAATTGAGATAAGTTCCTAAGTCATGCACACAAGTAGGATCTTGCATGTTGAAGAAATCTAACAAGATTTCAACTCCAACATGAGCATAACATGAACAACTCCATGGTACCTCGTATTTCCCGCCCAAAACCCTAAAATTTTCGTTTAGAAAAAACCCGGGAAGTTTTGTGATAGGGTCATTCGCGTTAACTATTCTCAATACTTTTACACCTAACTCCTCACATCTCTCCTTGAAGGGCGAGTTTCCAACCCTAGGACCTCCAAAGGAAAAAACTGTGACTGGTATGTCGTTACTTTCTGATactgatgataatgatgattcaTATAGCTGATCACAACAACTTGCTGGAGATTCAGTCGTAGTTGTTGTGGTTGGACTTTTGTTCAACCCTAACTCCGCGACGTCATAAGCTAGCAAAAGGGCTAATGCACTCCCCATGCTGTGTCCTCCTATCGTTATGCTCATTTCCTCGTCTTTATACACATTTATTACTCTCCATACCTCAGAAAGTAATTGCTCGCGACAACTTCTAAGACCAAACTTTTCACCCTCATTCGAGGTGTACAAACTCAGAAATCCAGCTTCAACCTTCACTTCAGGCCTGGGGTCATTAGGATCAAGACGGGCAGGAGATAACGTGCTCATCAAATTCGCTATCCATTCAGGATTAGTGATTGTTCCTCTGAACGCGATGAGCACATCTCTCCTGCCCAGTCTCTTAGTTTCTTCATCACTTGAAATTGCAACATAACCAATCCATCTTCCACTAGATGATGATGAACAATTTTGACCAATTGACAAAACATTATTGATGTTTGTAGTAGCATAAATGTACTTTGTTATTTGATAGCCTGATTTCCCTAAGCCAACTTCATCCAACATACTATTCTTACCATACTTGCAATTCAAGTATCTTTTTGAATTTGGATCAATATCAAATGCATTGTAACATGCAACCACAAATTCTCCGTATCTAATAATCTCTTCTTGTAGAAGTGAATCCAATGGATTCACTAAATTTTCCCAATTTCTTGATCCTTGAATTTCTCTCCACATGGTAGCCAATTTATTAGTAGTATTACTACTAATATCACTATGACCAAATATGGTAGTCATGGTACTAATACTATGATCAATGCTATTGGAAATATCTTTTTTGGGTATTAGGGAAGTAGTACTAGTAGCCATTGGTATCAATCttgatgatagtgatgatgatgaagatgacaaATTTACTAGTTTCATCTCATTTGCTTTGACCAAACATGACTTAGGTAGAAACTCACTTGAAAATGTAGAAATATTCATGTTTATCGAAGTCATGATAAAAATTAATACAGTGTTTCAGATACCAGATGATTGAAAGAAGTAAGAAATTGAGAGGTGTAGGATATGGATTTTTTGATTATTCATCCATGgtgtgtatatgtatttatatttgatgCAAGGGACGGTGGATAAGGGGGGTGGGGGGAATAAAGGCATGTTTGGCTAGGAATTTTGACTGGAAAATATTGAGAATTTACATAGTATGAAACTAAATTAAAGTGGACGGTTAGCTTCAAGTAGTTactaattattgattttttattttgagtattttatgtatatgtattgatgCAAATACTAATTTCCATATAGATCATTAAGCACATATATTGTTGACTTCAAAAGTTTGGTGCATGCTATGTGTAAAAtcttatctattaatttttttttcactcgGTATTCGGTATTCGCATTAGAACCTCGACTAATCCAGATCGTGCAGTGCAGTACCCATTCTGGGAGTGACGCTCCTAACagaattttctccatacccaggacTCGAATCCGAGGCATCTGATTAAGGATAGAGTAGTCTCACCACTCCACATTCCACGACCCAT
Proteins encoded:
- the LOC107848818 gene encoding phospholipase A1-Ialpha2, chloroplastic-like, which translates into the protein MNISTFSSEFLPKSCLVKANEMKLVNLSSSSSSLSSRLIPMATSTTSLIPKKDISNSIDHSISTMTTIFGHSDISSNTTNKLATMWREIQGSRNWENLVNPLDSLLQEEIIRYGEFVVACYNAFDIDPNSKRYLNCKYGKNSMLDEVGLGKSGYQITKYIYATTNINNVLSIGQNCSSSSSGRWIGYVAISSDEETKRLGRRDVLIAFRGTITNPEWIANLMSTLSPARLDPNDPRPEVKVEAGFLSLYTSNEGEKFGLRSCREQLLSEVWRVINVYKDEEMSITIGGHSMGSALALLLAYDVAELGLNKISESNDIPVTVFSFGGPRVGNSPFKERCEELGVKVLRIVNANDPITKLPGFFLNENFRVLGGKYEVPWSCSCYAHVGVEILLDFFNMQDPTCVHDLGTYLNLLKSHHHKSLQVQRDQEDIDFFNIAKEFFLSMLYNGEMLPSIW